From a region of the Paenibacillus lutimineralis genome:
- a CDS encoding RNA polymerase sigma factor, which produces MYTVNLNDEVYSEELYNKYYDRIYAYCKKRVKWQQKFNDIAEDCTQSTFLEAHRQLSSLRSHPNIEGWLYTTARNMINNAYRSLYTKKQREVILDETISNSLMQLDQELEHLFQEAINLDQLCIEILGRLTRQENELYTDYYQNKLTIASLSKKYGISATAITTRIHRLKKKIKMIINKHYSEHLY; this is translated from the coding sequence TTGTATACAGTAAACCTGAATGATGAAGTCTATAGCGAGGAATTATACAATAAATATTACGATCGAATTTATGCTTATTGCAAAAAACGTGTAAAATGGCAGCAAAAATTCAATGATATTGCTGAAGATTGTACTCAGAGTACCTTTCTTGAAGCTCACAGGCAGCTTTCCAGTTTAAGATCGCACCCTAATATCGAAGGCTGGTTATACACGACGGCCCGTAACATGATCAACAACGCTTATAGGAGCTTGTATACCAAGAAGCAGCGCGAGGTTATTCTCGATGAGACAATCTCCAATTCTCTGATGCAATTGGATCAGGAATTAGAGCATCTGTTCCAAGAAGCCATCAATTTGGACCAGTTGTGCATCGAAATTTTGGGAAGACTAACCAGACAAGAAAATGAGTTGTATACCGATTATTATCAGAACAAACTGACTATAGCGAGTCTATCCAAGAAGTACGGTATTTCCGCCACCGCAATCACTACCAGAATCCATCGGCTGAAGAAGAAGATTAAGATGATTATTAACAAACATTATAGTGAACATCTTTATTGA
- a CDS encoding ABC transporter permease — protein sequence MLYQEWRKILIKQKGLLVIAMMIILKIALTLQQGYDSDLIINRNPEGYSAYIKLYEGKLTKAKEQQLQDEYYAVVHATAELDGLARQWKDGIIGQDVYEQTSKQYYERIKNNAVFNVVYNQYYYAKEAPEERYLMDERGWSTLLAHSRPDFVLLLCLIIVLTPLFCYEYESGMDSLLLSSSRGKYQTGVVKLAIGAMLVMTITVLFTVIEYFCLDGMVGLKNGSFPLQSLKFFANSDYPITLNQAFLILLLVRMLGAALFAGCISLTGIITKNTVITLFISSVLIFLPYILFPSKPWLYYLPLPSGLLAGTGYLWGTVYESAYNDQGSVEKIVQFQAIGRKTFLFLIAGYAIEMALFYLYSLKKYSKYMLKRRLMHRKRNKSPLSLSLLIICCLIISGCEHAGKAKDIFTFDARDARNYGETAGYAIKLDEENNIITAKSIDTGEEFLLTREPFIQKGDISAIFVRDGWCYYVTQTLGTEGIRIYGIDLKDFRQKLIYNSVPENTEDFFGIASGQQDLEEMSRNTSLIYCLVLNENYIYFVVNSELVKINRNTGRETIIARDVKGGMSLVYYNGDIYYIDHQYRLSVYKEQEDNVHALDSLYTDNFRIENGSLHYRSLLEDKQILTYKIAQ from the coding sequence ATGTTGTACCAAGAATGGCGAAAAATTCTAATTAAGCAAAAAGGACTGCTGGTCATCGCGATGATGATTATATTAAAAATCGCTTTGACCCTGCAGCAGGGATACGACTCTGATCTAATCATCAATCGGAACCCGGAAGGCTACAGCGCCTATATCAAACTATATGAAGGCAAGCTCACGAAAGCTAAAGAACAGCAATTACAAGATGAGTATTATGCTGTTGTGCATGCTACTGCCGAATTGGATGGGCTGGCGCGTCAGTGGAAGGATGGGATCATTGGACAGGATGTCTATGAACAGACGAGTAAACAATACTACGAGCGGATAAAGAACAACGCCGTATTCAATGTAGTCTATAATCAATATTATTATGCCAAAGAAGCACCTGAAGAGCGGTATTTAATGGACGAGAGAGGATGGAGTACATTGCTTGCCCACAGCAGGCCCGATTTTGTGCTGCTTCTCTGCCTGATTATTGTGCTAACGCCTTTGTTTTGTTATGAGTATGAGTCTGGGATGGACTCTTTGCTGCTATCAAGCTCCAGAGGCAAATATCAGACAGGTGTAGTCAAGCTTGCAATCGGAGCGATGCTGGTTATGACCATCACTGTTTTATTCACTGTGATCGAATATTTCTGCCTAGATGGAATGGTAGGCTTAAAGAATGGAAGCTTCCCGCTGCAAAGTCTGAAGTTCTTTGCCAATAGTGACTACCCTATCACGTTGAATCAAGCCTTCCTTATTCTCCTGCTGGTTCGAATGCTGGGGGCGGCTTTGTTTGCCGGTTGCATCTCTCTGACAGGTATTATTACTAAAAATACGGTTATTACCTTATTTATAAGCAGTGTTCTAATATTTCTGCCATACATTCTTTTTCCGAGCAAACCTTGGCTCTATTATCTTCCGCTGCCTTCAGGACTGCTCGCCGGGACAGGGTATCTATGGGGAACGGTTTATGAGAGCGCCTATAATGACCAGGGTAGTGTTGAGAAGATCGTTCAATTCCAGGCTATTGGAAGGAAGACCTTCTTATTCCTGATAGCCGGGTATGCTATTGAAATGGCTCTGTTCTATTTATACAGTCTCAAAAAATATTCAAAATATATGCTGAAGAGGCGCTTAATGCATAGAAAGAGGAATAAATCCCCATTGTCTCTTAGCCTACTTATCATCTGCTGCTTGATCATAAGCGGGTGTGAACATGCGGGGAAGGCTAAGGATATTTTCACTTTTGACGCCCGTGATGCAAGAAATTATGGAGAGACAGCCGGATACGCCATCAAGCTGGACGAGGAGAATAATATAATTACTGCCAAAAGTATCGATACAGGAGAGGAATTTCTGCTAACGCGCGAACCGTTCATCCAGAAAGGGGATATTTCCGCTATATTCGTCCGAGATGGGTGGTGCTATTACGTTACTCAAACTCTAGGGACGGAAGGGATACGAATATATGGCATTGACCTGAAGGACTTCCGTCAGAAGCTAATTTATAACAGTGTACCTGAGAATACGGAAGACTTCTTCGGGATAGCTTCAGGTCAACAAGACTTGGAAGAGATGTCCAGAAACACCTCTTTAATCTACTGCTTGGTTCTAAATGAGAACTACATTTATTTTGTTGTGAATTCGGAGCTGGTGAAGATCAACCGGAATACCGGCCGAGAGACAATCATAGCTCGAGATGTAAAGGGAGGGATGTCTCTAGTCTATTATAATGGCGATATTTACTATATAGATCACCAGTATCGGCTTAGTGTATATAAGGAACAGGAGGATAACGTACACGCGCTGGATTCACTCTATACCGATAACTTCCGAATCGAGAATGGATCGCTGCATTATAGAAGCTTACTTGAAGATAAGCAGATTCTAACCTATAAAATTGCTCAATAA
- a CDS encoding ABC transporter ATP-binding protein yields the protein MELKFDHIKKIYGRQTALDNFSATLSEGVYGLLGHNGAGKTTLISILIGILEATEGSILLDGIDVKQMGSQYLDRIGYLPQYPLFYKNFRTDEFLKYMCALKGIPKSQVNSRLEEVLELVNLTDAYKKKVGALSGGMRQRLGIAQAILNKPDILVLDEPTAGLDPGERIRFRNIISRLSKDKLVLLATHIVPDVEYIAKEILILNKGQLVMQGSPEQLEKSVEGKVWDIIVDEEEMEESVERYQVRNVKRLEKEYSLRIVSDEAPPGRSMPAQPSLEDVFLSIFEK from the coding sequence ATGGAACTTAAATTTGATCATATTAAGAAAATATATGGCAGGCAAACAGCCCTGGATAACTTTAGCGCCACTCTATCAGAAGGTGTATATGGACTATTAGGCCATAACGGCGCGGGCAAAACTACGCTGATTAGCATTCTGATCGGGATTCTGGAGGCAACTGAAGGCAGCATCCTACTCGATGGGATCGATGTTAAGCAAATGGGATCCCAGTATTTGGACCGAATCGGCTATTTACCTCAATACCCTCTATTCTATAAAAACTTTCGTACTGATGAATTTCTTAAATATATGTGTGCACTCAAAGGGATTCCCAAAAGTCAGGTTAACAGCAGATTGGAGGAAGTGCTAGAGCTGGTTAATCTCACAGATGCTTACAAGAAGAAGGTTGGCGCTTTGTCAGGAGGAATGAGGCAGCGGCTCGGGATTGCCCAAGCGATACTGAATAAGCCGGATATTCTCGTCCTCGATGAACCGACAGCCGGGCTTGACCCGGGGGAGAGAATCCGATTTCGCAACATTATCTCCAGATTATCCAAGGATAAGCTCGTGCTACTGGCAACTCATATCGTTCCCGATGTGGAGTATATCGCCAAGGAAATTCTAATTTTGAACAAAGGTCAGCTGGTTATGCAGGGTTCCCCGGAACAACTGGAGAAGAGCGTCGAGGGGAAGGTATGGGATATTATCGTCGACGAAGAAGAAATGGAAGAATCAGTCGAGAGATACCAGGTCAGAAATGTTAAGCGCCTAGAAAAGGAGTACTCTCTACGGATTGTCAGTGATGAGGCACCGCCAGGAAGGAGCATGCCAGCTCAACCTTCACTTGAGGATGTGTTCCTGTCCATATTTGAAAAATAA
- a CDS encoding HAD family hydrolase, producing the protein MRYAAVVLDLDGTLLNSDKQVSDRNLSALLRCHRIGMKVIIATGRPPRAVKRFLPEELLGVSSFIYYNGAMISCRHTGISHHEPIEAYLTTEVLDYCLSRNPGLDISLEVEDQWFSLKEYDYATLMRVKGYPIVRPLEELRKFAATKILFSGDMDINPFQAKFGAELNILVTDQGQLVQISSSRASKENALVTLCHRMDITLDQVIVFGDDMNDIGLFNVCGRSIAMGNGVEELKRLSDEITDTNDNDGVAIVLDRID; encoded by the coding sequence ATGAGATATGCCGCTGTCGTGCTGGATCTGGACGGAACTCTTCTGAATTCAGACAAGCAGGTATCGGATAGGAACTTAAGCGCGCTTCTTCGTTGTCACCGAATAGGGATGAAGGTGATTATCGCTACCGGACGCCCACCACGGGCGGTGAAGCGTTTTCTGCCGGAAGAGCTGTTGGGTGTTAGTTCGTTTATATACTATAACGGGGCCATGATCAGCTGTAGGCATACCGGTATTTCCCACCACGAACCGATTGAAGCATATCTCACCACTGAAGTATTAGATTATTGCCTGAGCCGCAATCCCGGGCTTGATATCAGTCTGGAGGTGGAGGATCAGTGGTTCAGCTTGAAGGAATATGATTATGCGACCTTGATGAGGGTAAAAGGCTACCCAATCGTAAGACCGTTGGAAGAACTCCGTAAGTTTGCCGCAACGAAAATTTTGTTCTCAGGAGATATGGACATCAACCCTTTTCAGGCGAAGTTCGGAGCAGAACTGAACATACTGGTTACAGATCAGGGGCAACTCGTTCAGATTTCATCTAGTAGAGCGTCGAAAGAAAATGCGCTCGTCACCCTATGTCATCGAATGGACATCACGCTGGACCAAGTGATCGTCTTTGGAGACGACATGAATGATATCGGACTGTTTAACGTTTGCGGTCGGTCTATCGCAATGGGAAACGGGGTTGAAGAGTTAAAGCGGCTGTCCGACGAGATTACCGATACTAATGATAATGACGGAGTAGCTATCGTTTTAGATAGAATAGATTAG
- a CDS encoding GNAT family N-acetyltransferase: MIRLCRDEDIEQMYQIINDAASAYQGIIPDDRYHEPYMELNELRSEIQAGVVFWGYEDQGELIGVMGIQDKGDVSLIRHAYVLTKLRQKGIGSQLLAHLNELTDKPILIGTWEAAEWAIRFYKKSGFELVTSEEKQRLLKKYWDIPERQIETSVVLRSKL; the protein is encoded by the coding sequence ATGATTAGATTGTGCAGGGACGAAGATATCGAACAAATGTACCAAATTATTAATGATGCGGCGAGCGCTTACCAGGGGATCATCCCTGATGATCGGTACCATGAACCTTACATGGAACTGAATGAGCTGAGGTCCGAGATCCAGGCTGGAGTCGTGTTCTGGGGCTATGAAGATCAAGGTGAATTAATCGGTGTGATGGGCATTCAGGATAAAGGGGATGTTAGCTTGATTAGGCACGCCTATGTGTTGACTAAGCTTCGTCAGAAGGGAATAGGCAGCCAACTGCTCGCACATTTGAATGAATTAACCGACAAACCGATCCTGATCGGCACTTGGGAAGCTGCGGAATGGGCCATCCGTTTCTACAAGAAGAGCGGATTTGAACTGGTCACCTCAGAGGAAAAGCAAAGGTTGCTCAAGAAATACTGGGACATTCCGGAAAGGCAGATTGAGACATCTGTTGTGCTAAGGAGCAAGCTATGA
- a CDS encoding UDP-N-acetylmuramate dehydrogenase — protein MFWDHRLTQICKENENLSKYSTYEIGGLARFVAKPRRTEDIVLLLDQAQSSGMQTVMFGMGSNLLLPDHPDPETIYISMRDHIEVMPRGDLLYVSAGTPLSMLSLFGDLSGFTDFHFTFLLPGTLGGGVYMNAKYFDNVMCDYLDTVYYIDLDAPGRGIQSIHVDDCQFAYKQSIFQHQPWFITGADLKLKTTGAAFDFERINDYLNQPLVKESIDNSSLASFYRFYRSYLSSLEQGNKPVPEAMMNVVLDRTGKNHFDYPSCGSVFKNDYTIGTPVGKLVESVGLKGTARGNAMISPVHGNVIQNRGGAKAVDVIELIKIVQEALHKSFNFVPEPELVIVK, from the coding sequence ATGTTTTGGGATCACAGACTAACTCAGATATGCAAAGAAAATGAGAATTTATCGAAATATTCAACTTATGAAATCGGAGGGTTGGCCCGGTTTGTCGCCAAGCCCAGACGCACAGAGGATATTGTCCTATTATTAGATCAAGCTCAATCCAGCGGAATGCAAACGGTCATGTTCGGGATGGGATCAAACTTGCTGCTGCCCGATCATCCCGATCCTGAGACTATATATATATCGATGCGTGACCATATCGAAGTTATGCCAAGAGGAGACCTCCTATATGTGTCGGCAGGAACTCCTTTATCGATGTTATCGCTATTCGGTGATCTCAGCGGCTTCACAGATTTTCACTTCACCTTCCTGCTGCCGGGTACGCTGGGTGGTGGGGTCTACATGAATGCTAAATATTTTGACAATGTGATGTGCGATTATTTAGATACGGTATACTATATCGATCTGGATGCACCGGGAAGAGGAATCCAAAGCATCCATGTAGACGATTGTCAATTTGCTTACAAGCAATCTATCTTCCAGCATCAGCCTTGGTTCATCACTGGAGCTGATTTGAAGCTGAAAACGACAGGAGCAGCCTTTGATTTCGAACGGATCAACGATTATTTGAATCAGCCTTTGGTCAAGGAGAGCATCGATAATTCCAGCTTGGCAAGCTTCTATCGTTTTTATCGCAGTTATTTGTCTTCTTTAGAGCAGGGTAACAAGCCGGTTCCTGAGGCGATGATGAATGTTGTTCTTGACCGGACTGGTAAGAATCATTTCGATTATCCTTCCTGCGGTTCCGTGTTCAAGAACGATTATACGATCGGAACACCGGTCGGTAAGTTAGTAGAGAGCGTCGGGCTTAAGGGAACTGCTCGCGGTAATGCGATGATCTCTCCGGTGCATGGCAATGTCATTCAGAACCGCGGTGGAGCAAAGGCAGTTGATGTGATTGAACTCATCAAAATCGTCCAGGAAGCTCTCCATAAAAGCTTCAATTTCGTTCCCGAACCGGAACTGGTCATTGTAAAGTAA
- a CDS encoding cation diffusion facilitator family transporter, with protein MNGSRTASLSVFSNTFIVILKLIVGFLTGSVAVISEAIHSALDLVASLIAFISVRISSRAADRGHPYGHGKVENISGTIETLLIFVAGLWIIYECVQKLAHPSPVELPHLGIIVMFIGAAINFVVSMKVKRAAAETHSVAMKSNALHLLTDVYTSLGVGISLFLAALTGWTILDPLIGIVLACYIMWEAYKLMKESFPPLIDAQLSEAEEEQILQAIALYETKYIEIHDFRTRRSGPEEYIDFHLVLPSKMDIETAHQLCDNIETAIKRIFNRAQILIHVEPEHEQKHAGIHIASKINKERP; from the coding sequence ATGAACGGTTCCAGAACAGCCAGTCTGTCTGTGTTCAGCAACACTTTTATCGTCATATTGAAGCTCATTGTTGGCTTCCTGACCGGCTCCGTTGCCGTCATCTCAGAAGCGATTCATTCTGCTCTGGACTTGGTAGCCTCGTTGATCGCCTTTATATCCGTTCGTATCTCAAGCCGTGCCGCAGATCGCGGTCATCCGTATGGGCATGGAAAAGTAGAGAACATCTCGGGGACGATCGAGACGCTGCTCATCTTCGTAGCCGGCTTATGGATCATTTATGAATGTGTGCAGAAGCTGGCTCATCCTTCCCCGGTCGAGCTTCCCCATCTCGGAATTATCGTCATGTTTATCGGCGCAGCGATCAACTTCGTCGTATCGATGAAGGTAAAGCGTGCCGCAGCCGAGACTCATTCCGTAGCGATGAAATCCAACGCACTGCATCTCCTTACCGATGTATATACTTCGCTCGGCGTTGGAATCAGCCTGTTTCTGGCCGCACTCACGGGCTGGACCATTCTTGATCCTCTGATCGGAATCGTGCTCGCCTGCTATATCATGTGGGAAGCCTACAAGCTTATGAAAGAGTCCTTCCCCCCATTGATCGATGCTCAACTATCTGAGGCGGAAGAAGAGCAGATTTTGCAGGCGATTGCTCTCTACGAAACCAAGTACATTGAAATCCATGATTTCCGTACCCGGCGCTCCGGCCCTGAGGAATATATCGACTTTCACCTCGTGCTTCCCTCTAAAATGGACATAGAAACTGCGCACCAGCTTTGCGATAACATTGAGACAGCCATAAAACGCATCTTTAACCGAGCCCAGATACTCATACATGTCGAACCCGAACATGAGCAGAAGCATGCCGGAATCCATATAGCTTCCAAAATAAATAAAGAGAGACCCTAA
- the fabF gene encoding beta-ketoacyl-ACP synthase II translates to MERVVITGMGVISPVGNEVDSFWNSLIQGKSGISPIDTFDTSTHKARIAGLVKEFDAEAEFGRKEARRMDRFCQLAMVAADQAVKDSGLNLDELDPLRLGVYVGSGVGGIQTLIDQHDQLKNRGAQRVSPTLVPMMISNMAAAMISIKYGATGPTLSPVTACSIGNTAIGEAARLIRSGGADVIICGGTEAAITEISLASFGNAGALSSRNDAPEQASRPFDRDRDGFVMSEGAGIVVLESLAHAQRRNARIYAEVIGYGATSDAYHMVATHPDGIGAFHAMELALKDAGIEPGQIDVISAHATSTEIGDISETKAIKKLFGAAAYDVPVTANKSMTGHLLGASSAVEAIALVKSLQEGIIPPTINLNDPDPICDLDYVPHKARKKDLQIGLSNSFGFGGHNAVIVLRRFN, encoded by the coding sequence ATGGAACGAGTAGTGATTACAGGAATGGGCGTCATATCGCCTGTCGGAAATGAAGTGGACAGCTTCTGGAACAGTCTTATACAGGGTAAATCAGGAATATCACCTATTGATACATTTGATACTTCAACGCATAAAGCCCGGATTGCCGGGCTTGTAAAAGAGTTCGACGCCGAAGCGGAGTTTGGGCGCAAAGAAGCGAGACGTATGGACCGCTTCTGCCAATTGGCTATGGTTGCTGCGGATCAGGCCGTTAAGGATTCTGGGCTGAATCTGGATGAGCTTGATCCGCTGCGCCTGGGTGTCTATGTCGGTTCGGGCGTAGGCGGGATACAGACACTGATCGACCAACATGATCAGCTGAAGAACAGAGGAGCTCAGCGAGTCAGCCCGACACTGGTGCCGATGATGATCTCTAATATGGCTGCGGCAATGATAAGCATTAAATATGGAGCAACCGGGCCGACCCTCTCTCCAGTAACAGCCTGCTCGATAGGCAATACCGCGATAGGTGAGGCTGCACGGCTGATTCGCTCGGGCGGTGCCGATGTCATTATTTGCGGTGGTACGGAAGCAGCGATTACGGAAATATCACTGGCCAGCTTCGGCAACGCTGGGGCATTATCCAGCCGTAACGATGCACCTGAACAGGCGAGCAGACCGTTCGATCGGGACCGCGATGGCTTCGTGATGTCGGAGGGTGCGGGGATCGTCGTGCTGGAATCGCTAGCCCATGCTCAGCGGAGAAACGCCAGGATTTATGCCGAAGTTATCGGCTATGGAGCAACTTCCGACGCCTATCATATGGTGGCGACTCATCCGGATGGAATCGGAGCGTTCCATGCGATGGAACTGGCGCTGAAGGATGCTGGAATTGAGCCAGGGCAGATTGATGTAATTAGCGCCCATGCGACGAGTACGGAGATAGGGGATATCTCGGAGACGAAGGCGATTAAGAAGCTATTTGGAGCTGCGGCGTATGATGTTCCCGTAACAGCCAATAAATCGATGACAGGCCATTTGCTTGGCGCATCCAGTGCTGTCGAAGCGATCGCTCTCGTTAAGAGTCTGCAGGAGGGCATCATCCCGCCGACGATCAACCTGAACGACCCGGATCCAATCTGCGATTTGGATTATGTTCCTCATAAAGCGAGAAAGAAGGACCTACAGATCGGCTTGTCCAATTCTTTTGGATTCGGCGGACACAATGCAGTCATTGTGTTAAGAAGATTTAATTAA
- a CDS encoding helix-turn-helix transcriptional regulator, producing the protein MKDQGRLQALSEFLKASRAKISPESVGFSHGTRRRTPGLRREEVAQLAGVSPTWYTWLEQGRDIQVSTSVLDCVATALQLTVDERKYLFALAMGPVSLAARSKDELAEISPALIKIIQELRYCPAIITDRHYNIVAWNAAASQVFINFDSIPFEQRNMISLLFTRKELRRLAVNWEDFVSGFLAIFRAYYGQYVEDEWYEQFIAEMNEAAPEFNALWLQSKVSTAPEVLIEFRHAKAGKMLFHLTSFQVQGDADLRCSIYTPAPESNTENKLRRLLERQ; encoded by the coding sequence ATGAAAGATCAAGGAAGGCTTCAGGCCTTATCGGAATTTCTCAAGGCGAGCCGGGCCAAGATTTCGCCGGAATCCGTAGGATTTTCGCACGGTACGCGTCGGCGTACGCCTGGATTACGCAGAGAAGAAGTGGCCCAGCTAGCTGGGGTGAGCCCGACCTGGTACACCTGGCTAGAGCAAGGTAGAGATATTCAGGTATCCACCTCTGTATTGGATTGTGTCGCTACAGCACTGCAATTAACCGTTGACGAACGGAAATACCTGTTTGCGCTGGCCATGGGTCCTGTCTCTCTTGCCGCCCGCTCCAAAGACGAGCTTGCAGAGATTAGCCCTGCTTTGATCAAGATTATTCAGGAGCTGCGCTACTGTCCGGCGATTATTACGGACCGCCATTATAATATCGTGGCCTGGAATGCGGCTGCTTCTCAGGTATTCATCAATTTCGACAGCATTCCCTTTGAGCAGAGAAATATGATCTCACTCCTGTTTACGAGGAAGGAATTACGGCGGCTCGCCGTGAATTGGGAAGATTTCGTCAGCGGCTTCCTGGCGATCTTCCGCGCTTATTATGGCCAGTACGTAGAGGATGAATGGTACGAGCAATTCATTGCTGAAATGAACGAGGCCGCGCCGGAGTTCAACGCCTTGTGGCTGCAGAGCAAAGTAAGTACCGCGCCAGAGGTGCTGATTGAATTCAGACACGCCAAGGCCGGCAAGATGTTATTCCATCTCACCTCTTTCCAGGTACAGGGTGACGCCGATTTGCGCTGCAGCATTTACACCCCAGCCCCTGAATCGAATACAGAAAATAAGCTGAGAAGACTGCTGGAGAGACAGTGA
- a CDS encoding tyrosine-protein phosphatase encodes MRTSTNGLERLLKLDGAYNVRDIGGYETITGGIVQRGRLFRADGLHQLSLRDQELILELGVRAVIDLRFSDETAAKKDVFAEHQEVNYYNISLVNPATTKLRDIRNLGDMYKILLDTSGPLIAEVFSRIAETKDGLLFHCSAGKDRTGVVAALLLDLVGVPRETIVSDYAETETNLAPIMDELLKDHPAEMSLEEYRAFMGSAPENMEIMLDHLYSVYGGAEQYLTTNGLRTDEIETLRHKLLQD; translated from the coding sequence TTGAGAACGTCAACGAACGGCTTGGAACGTCTGCTTAAATTAGACGGAGCTTATAATGTGCGTGATATTGGCGGGTATGAGACAATAACGGGTGGAATTGTACAGCGCGGACGCTTGTTCCGTGCAGATGGTTTGCACCAGCTCTCCTTACGTGACCAAGAGTTGATTCTGGAGCTGGGAGTAAGGGCAGTAATTGATTTACGTTTCAGTGATGAGACGGCAGCTAAGAAGGATGTTTTTGCAGAACATCAAGAGGTCAATTACTATAACATCTCGTTGGTAAATCCAGCGACCACGAAGTTAAGAGATATTCGCAATCTGGGTGATATGTATAAAATTCTGCTAGATACCTCCGGTCCGCTAATCGCCGAAGTATTCAGCCGTATTGCAGAGACGAAGGACGGGTTGTTGTTCCACTGCTCTGCTGGCAAAGATCGGACAGGTGTTGTTGCTGCGCTTCTATTGGATTTGGTAGGAGTACCCCGGGAGACCATTGTTAGCGATTATGCTGAGACAGAGACGAACCTGGCCCCAATTATGGATGAGCTACTGAAGGATCACCCGGCAGAAATGTCGCTGGAGGAGTACCGTGCGTTCATGGGCAGCGCACCTGAAAATATGGAGATCATGCTTGATCACCTCTATTCGGTTTATGGCGGGGCAGAACAATATCTAACCACGAACGGTCTTCGTACGGATGAGATCGAGACGTTAAGACATAAACTGTTACAGGACTAG
- the rsgA gene encoding ribosome small subunit-dependent GTPase A has protein sequence MENHQLEAFGWTAEWQPKWKNITEQSIVKGQMEPARIVADHGQKYEIRSERGTSWATLSGKARLKASELRSYPGVGDWVAVKMMNEGDDAIIHEIVDRKSLIARQAAGFETKEQIIAANVDTLFIVCALNHDFNVRRLERYLIMAWNSGVNPVIVLSKSDLCDDISSYIAETELIAPGVPIISVSAHLGIGREQLETYVYPGTTIALAGSSGSGKSTMINWLTGAELQLTQDVREDDSRGRHTTTHRELFLLPQGGVLIDTPGMRELSIWDDDGGLERTFEDIERLKEQCQFSDCQHKHETGCAVLQAIDEGSLDRKRLENYHKMQREIRFQMRKERIAAKRNAGRSSTSSSKSGKRSRQEWRKEIEE, from the coding sequence TTGGAGAATCATCAATTAGAAGCATTCGGATGGACTGCGGAATGGCAGCCTAAATGGAAAAATATTACTGAGCAATCCATTGTAAAAGGCCAAATGGAGCCTGCGAGGATTGTAGCAGATCATGGCCAGAAGTATGAGATTAGAAGTGAGCGGGGGACGAGTTGGGCTACCTTATCCGGCAAAGCCCGCCTAAAAGCCAGTGAGCTGAGAAGCTATCCCGGCGTCGGGGACTGGGTCGCGGTGAAAATGATGAATGAGGGCGATGATGCGATTATCCATGAGATTGTGGATCGTAAGAGCCTGATTGCTAGGCAAGCGGCGGGGTTTGAGACGAAGGAGCAGATTATAGCGGCTAATGTAGACACCCTGTTTATCGTCTGTGCGCTTAACCATGACTTTAATGTCCGCCGCTTAGAACGATATTTAATCATGGCCTGGAATAGCGGGGTCAATCCGGTGATTGTTCTAAGCAAGAGCGACCTCTGTGATGATATTTCGTCCTACATCGCCGAGACAGAACTGATCGCCCCTGGAGTGCCTATAATTAGCGTATCGGCTCATCTCGGCATCGGAAGGGAGCAGCTCGAGACTTACGTCTACCCAGGTACAACGATAGCTCTGGCGGGTTCATCCGGAAGCGGAAAATCCACGATGATCAACTGGTTGACTGGAGCTGAGCTGCAGCTTACACAGGACGTTCGCGAAGACGATAGCCGTGGACGCCATACGACGACGCATCGGGAGCTGTTCTTGCTGCCGCAGGGCGGTGTGCTTATCGATACGCCAGGGATGAGGGAGCTATCGATCTGGGATGATGATGGCGGCCTAGAGCGTACCTTCGAGGATATCGAGCGATTGAAGGAACAGTGCCAGTTCAGTGATTGCCAGCATAAGCACGAGACAGGCTGTGCGGTACTACAGGCAATAGACGAAGGATCGCTTGACCGGAAGAGACTTGAGAACTACCATAAGATGCAGCGTGAGATTCGATTCCAGATGAGAAAAGAAAGGATCGCAGCGAAGAGAAACGCTGGACGTTCAAGCACAAGCTCCTCCAAATCGGGGAAAAGAAGTCGTCAGGAATGGCGTAAAGAGATCGAGGAATAA